From Diospyros lotus cultivar Yz01 chromosome 4, ASM1463336v1, whole genome shotgun sequence, a single genomic window includes:
- the LOC127799236 gene encoding UDP-rhamnose/UDP-galactose transporter 3-like isoform X1 — MEAEKKSSSVSDVGAWAMNVVSSVGIIMANKQLMSPNGYAFSFGTRRASVSLNFWRATTLTGFHFAVTALVGLVSNATGYSASKHVPLWELFWFSIVANMSITGMNFSLMLNSVGFYQISKLSMIPVVCVMEWILHNKHYSREVKMSVVVVVVGVGVCTVTDVKVNAKGFLCACVAVLSTSLQQISIGSLQKKYSIGSFELLSKTAPIQALSLLLLGPFVDYSLGGKFIVNYKISSGAIFFILLSCCLAVFCNVSQYLCIGRFSAVSFQVLGHMKTVCVLTLGWLLFDSELTFKNIMGMIIAVVGMIIYSWAVEVEKQATNKAASQIKNSLTEEEIRLLKEGVESTPFKDVEPGESKG, encoded by the exons ATGGAAGCCGAGAAGAAATCTTCTTCGGTGTCTGATGTCGGGGCTTGGGCGATGAATGTTGTGAGTTCGGTCGGAATTATCATGGCCAACAAGCAGCTTATGTCTCCCAATGGCTATGCCTTTAGCTTTG GCACTCGGCGGGCTTCGGTCAGTTTAAATTTCTGGCGTG CAACAACTTTAACCGGCTTCCACTTTGCTGTAACTGCACTGGTTGGCCTGGTGTCAAACGCTACTGGTTACTCGGCATCAAAACATGTTCCTTTGTGGGAGCTTTTCTGGTTCTCAATTGTTGCTAATATGTCTATTACTGGAATGAATTTCAGTCTCATGCTGAATTCTGTTGGATTTTACCAG ATATCAAAACTGAGCATGATTCCAGTGGTTTGCGTGATGGAGTGGATCCTTCATAATAAGCATTATTCAAGGGAAGTTAAAATGTCTGTTGTGGTTGTGGTGGTAGGTGTTGGTGTTTGCACTGTAACGGATGTCAAAGTTAATGCTAAAGGTTTTCTATGTGCCTGTGTAGCAGTATTGTCTACATCACTGCAACAAATT TCAATAGGATCCTTACAGAAAAAGTATTCAATTGGGTCTTTCGAGTTGTTGAGTAAGACTGCTCCAATTCAAGCATTGTCTCTTCTTTTGCTGGGTCCTTTTGTTGACTACTCTCTTGGCGGAAAATTTATAGTGAACTACAAGATATCTTCGGGTGCTATT TTCTTCATTCTCCTTTCGTGCTGCCTAGCTGTGTTCTGCAACGTGAGCCAGTACCTCTGCATTGGGCGCTTCTCGGCAGTTTCTTTCCAGGTTTTAGGTCATATGAAAACCGTATGCGTGCTAACCTTGGGGTGGCTGCTTTTCGATTCGGAACTGACTTTCAAGAACATCATGGGGATGATCATTGCAGTGGTTGGCATGATAATCTATAGTTGGGCTGTGGAAGTTGAGAAGCAAGCTACTAACAAGGCCGCATCCCAAATAAAGAACAGCCTTACAGAAGAGGAAATTAGGCTCTTGAAGGAGGGAGTTGAAAGCACTCCTTTCAAAGACGTGGAACCTGGGGAGAGCAAGGGGTAG
- the LOC127799236 gene encoding UDP-rhamnose/UDP-galactose transporter 3-like isoform X2, with product MEAEKKSSSVSDVGAWAMNVVSSVGIIMANKQLMSPNGYAFSFATTLTGFHFAVTALVGLVSNATGYSASKHVPLWELFWFSIVANMSITGMNFSLMLNSVGFYQISKLSMIPVVCVMEWILHNKHYSREVKMSVVVVVVGVGVCTVTDVKVNAKGFLCACVAVLSTSLQQISIGSLQKKYSIGSFELLSKTAPIQALSLLLLGPFVDYSLGGKFIVNYKISSGAIFFILLSCCLAVFCNVSQYLCIGRFSAVSFQVLGHMKTVCVLTLGWLLFDSELTFKNIMGMIIAVVGMIIYSWAVEVEKQATNKAASQIKNSLTEEEIRLLKEGVESTPFKDVEPGESKG from the exons ATGGAAGCCGAGAAGAAATCTTCTTCGGTGTCTGATGTCGGGGCTTGGGCGATGAATGTTGTGAGTTCGGTCGGAATTATCATGGCCAACAAGCAGCTTATGTCTCCCAATGGCTATGCCTTTAGCTTTG CAACAACTTTAACCGGCTTCCACTTTGCTGTAACTGCACTGGTTGGCCTGGTGTCAAACGCTACTGGTTACTCGGCATCAAAACATGTTCCTTTGTGGGAGCTTTTCTGGTTCTCAATTGTTGCTAATATGTCTATTACTGGAATGAATTTCAGTCTCATGCTGAATTCTGTTGGATTTTACCAG ATATCAAAACTGAGCATGATTCCAGTGGTTTGCGTGATGGAGTGGATCCTTCATAATAAGCATTATTCAAGGGAAGTTAAAATGTCTGTTGTGGTTGTGGTGGTAGGTGTTGGTGTTTGCACTGTAACGGATGTCAAAGTTAATGCTAAAGGTTTTCTATGTGCCTGTGTAGCAGTATTGTCTACATCACTGCAACAAATT TCAATAGGATCCTTACAGAAAAAGTATTCAATTGGGTCTTTCGAGTTGTTGAGTAAGACTGCTCCAATTCAAGCATTGTCTCTTCTTTTGCTGGGTCCTTTTGTTGACTACTCTCTTGGCGGAAAATTTATAGTGAACTACAAGATATCTTCGGGTGCTATT TTCTTCATTCTCCTTTCGTGCTGCCTAGCTGTGTTCTGCAACGTGAGCCAGTACCTCTGCATTGGGCGCTTCTCGGCAGTTTCTTTCCAGGTTTTAGGTCATATGAAAACCGTATGCGTGCTAACCTTGGGGTGGCTGCTTTTCGATTCGGAACTGACTTTCAAGAACATCATGGGGATGATCATTGCAGTGGTTGGCATGATAATCTATAGTTGGGCTGTGGAAGTTGAGAAGCAAGCTACTAACAAGGCCGCATCCCAAATAAAGAACAGCCTTACAGAAGAGGAAATTAGGCTCTTGAAGGAGGGAGTTGAAAGCACTCCTTTCAAAGACGTGGAACCTGGGGAGAGCAAGGGGTAG
- the LOC127799210 gene encoding peroxisomal nicotinamide adenine dinucleotide carrier-like: protein MSNAVANGLAGAGGGIIAQIVTYPLQTVNTRQQVKRVAKKGQASSAQPSDHRPGSTLVQIFQVLKNEGWGGLYSGLRPSLLGTAASMGIYYYFYQVFKNKAEAIAIARRNEGRGNGTVGMLSWLVVAAIAGSLNVLLTNPIWILVTRMQTHTQAERKIMEAKREALLKEASEGNFMGSTLQDKLAELSSIKHRPYGTLHAACEIYNEAGITGFWKGIIPTLIMVCNPSIQFMIYETSLKRLRAKRATNKQGRSNVTALEVFLLGALAKLGATISTYPLLVVKSRLQAKQEIGGNVLLRYSGTLDAIMKMARYEGLSSFYKGMSTKIVQSVLAASILFMVKEEFVKAYVAFADKYQKILPNLVK from the exons ATGTCCAACGCAGTGGCGAATGGCCTAGCCGGAGCTGGTGGCGGTATTATCGCACAGATTGTCACTTATCCTCTCCAAACG GTAAACACGCGCCAACAGGTGAAGAGAGTTGCCAAGAAAGGTCAGGCCTCCTCCGCCCAACCTTCTGATCATCGTCCAGGGAGCACGCTTGTTCAAATCTTCCAG GTGTTGAAAAACGAAGGATGGGGAGGGCTTTACAGCGGCCTGAGGCCTTCTCTGCTGGGAACTGCTGCTTCAATG GGcatttattactatttttatCAGGTGTTCAAAAACAAGGCTGAGGCAATTGCAATTGCCCGTAGAAATGAAGGACGTGGGAATGGTACCGTGGGCATGCTATCTTGGCTTGTTGTTGCAGCTATTGCTGG GTCCTTGAATGTATTGCTGACAAACCCAATATGGATTCTTGTGACACGAATGCAG ACCCATACTCAAGCAGAAAGGAAAATTATGGAGGCAAAAAGAGAGGCTTTACTAAAGGAAGCTTCTGAAGGCAATTTCATGGGTTCAACCCTGCAAGACAAATTGGCAGAACTCAGTTCTATCAAACACCGCCCATATGGAACATTGCACGCA GCTTGTGAAATTTACAATGAAGCAGGAATCACTGGATTCTGGAAAGGCATCATCCCCACATTAATCATG GTTTGCAATCCATCAATCCAATTCATGATTTATGAGACTTCATTAAAGCGTCTGAGAGCCAAGCGCGCCACTAATAAACAGGGAAGAAGTAATGTAACTGCTTTGGAG GTTTTCCTACTGGGGGCCTTGGCAAAACTGGGAGCAACTATCTCAACATATCCTTTGTTGGTGGTTAAG TCAAGGCTTCAAGCAAAGCAGGAGATTGGTGGAAACGTCTTACTAAGATATTCAG GTACTCTTGATGCGATTATGAAGATGGCCCGATATGAGGGATTGTCTAGCTTTTACAAGGGTATGAGCACGAAGATAGTACAGAGTGTTCTTGCAGCCTCTATACTTTTCATGGTTAAGGAAGAGTTTGTTAAGGCTTATGTGGCATTTGCAGATAAGTACCAGAAAATTCTACCGAATTTAGTGAAATGA
- the LOC127799208 gene encoding protein STICHEL-like 3 translates to MGYTSTRTSISGMHKGRRRPRVFLRTRSNYGNNSCRDKTIVESTCPQQEQVDSLSLDSISNLHFDSDILLNTHHLSNKYRPKLFRDIVGHEIAVQAISKAVEKKKVGSLYLFHGPSGSGKTSTARLFAMALNCESASLSKPCWSCKGCSRSLSIMELFSQGRTAAYQRIKTLLESQAIPGFKVLIIELEECHSFGAKAWDELLGMVERGYTSKVVFVLIAIDMGMVPPNISSRCQKFCFSKLNNEEIRQKLTKIVACEDIRIENEALKLIAAKARGSLREAENLMDQLALLESTITSSMVLALVGLLPQNKLLDLLATAIAGDTINTIRHTRELLATGVEPQALLSQLASLITDMISHAAAAAQDSSPSASSSEGTTPLRTGSELANFYPERLCHALRILVQTEKQLKSNSTDQNSRILAALLDITSGDVCTRISTGKNFPRKEKLTSDNTELEDTDSQSRNKTTCHTISRASEKEETEMIEPSTPIKGIHQTQRSRGKKHEKLARVSNMEEIWQKILRRVEGKDMQDFLCHQVKLASLTLCSAHTIVHLIFQRHEDKMKAQMCRENISKAIQSAIGCPATINMSLEPVELGIVKGNTISNIITQSKSSLCKLQKRTYLVDIFQSRNIEAAMHHVTPQQSYPLPDSLRPTIEFKDQRTSQSRCRYPSEEKEENMVWTQKMSPFLEPLTQKNQFQTSRDPERDAETSIPTGNIMRGKPKHRWLSLSSIPQSDASVEPYSQDILFEKAHDERESNNKLKKGLLRTTEIRDSRDNAISYQQLKYSWSCTDILCSRKTKRKNH, encoded by the exons ATGGGCTATACTAGTACTAGAACTAGTATTTCAGGAATGCACAAGgggagaagaagaccaagagtgTTTCTTAGGACTAGGTCCAACTACGGAAATAATAGTTGTAGAGATAAGACGATTGTAGAAAGCACTTGTCCACAGCAGGAACAAGTTGATTCATTGAGCCTGGACAGTATCAGCAACTTGCACTTCGATTCTGATATCCTTCTAAACACGCACCACCTCAGTAACAAGTATCGGCCAAAGCTTTTCAGAGACATTGTAGGCCATGAGATCGCTGTCCAGGCCATATCCAAAGCTGTTGAGAAGAAAAAAGTTGGAAGTCTTTACCTTTTCCATGGCCCCAGTGGCAGTGGCAAGACATCCACTGCTAGACTCTTCGCCATGGCACTAAACTGTGAATCCGCATCACTCAGTAAGCCATGCTGGAGCTGCAAAGGCTGCTCAAGAAGCTTGTCTATCATGGAGTTGTTCTCCCAAGGTCGAACAGCTGCATATCAAAGAATTAAGACACTTCTTGAGAGCCAGGCAATCCCTGGTTTCAAAGTCCTAATCATTGAGCTCGAGGAATGTCACTCATTTGGTGCAAAAGCATGGGATGAACTTTTGGGAATGGTGGAAAGAGGATATACTTCTAAAGTTGTCTTTGTCCTCATTGCCATAGATATGGGCATGGTTCCCCCGAACATATCATCAAGATGTCAGAAATTCTGCTTTTCAAAGCTCAACAATGAGGAGATAAGACAGAAGCTAACAAAAATTGTGGCCTGTGAGGACATTAGAATTGAGAATGAAGCACTGAAACTGATAGCAGCAAAAGCACGAGGATCACTGAGGGAAGCGGAGAATCTGATGGACCAGTTGGCCTTACTGGAGTCAACAATCACTAGTTCCATGGTCCTAGCGCTT GTGGGTCTCCTTCCCCAAAATAAACTTCTTGATTTGCTCGCGACAGCAATTGCAGGAGACACTATCAATACTATCAGACATACAAGGGAACTATTGGCAACAGGTGTTGAACCCCAAGCTCTTCTATCCCAATTGGCATCTCTTATCACAGACATGATTTCacatgctgctgctgctgcacaAGATTCTTCACCCTCAGCATCATCATCAGAAGGAACGACACCATTGAGAACTGGATCAGAACTCG CAAATTTTTATCCTGAGAGATTGTGCCATGCCTTAAGGATACTAGTCCAAACAGAGAAGCAACTCAAGTCCAACTCAACAGACCAGAATTCCAGAATACTGGCTGCCCTTCTTGATATTACTTCTGGAGATGTCTGCACCAGAATATCTACAGGCAAAAATTTTCCAAGGAAAGAAAAGTTAACCTCAGATAATACCG AATTGGAAGATACAGACAGCCAAAGCAGAAACAAGACAACTTGCCATACCATCAGCAGAGCCTCtgagaaagaagaaacagagatgATCGAACCAAGTACGCCCATTAAAGGCATTCATCAAACTCAAAGATCAAGAGgcaaaaaacatgaaaagctGGCCCGTGTGAGCAACATGGAAGAAATTTGGCAGAAGATTCTGAGAAGAGTAGAGGGTAAAGATATGCAAGATTTCTTGTGCCACCAAGTGAAGCTTGCATCATTAACTCTATGCAGCG CCCATACCATTGTGCATTTGATATTTCAAAGACATGAAGACAAGATGAAAGCCCAGATGTGTAGAGAGAACATATCAAAGGCTATTCAAAGTGCCATTGGGTGCCCTGCTACAATAAACATGAGCCTAGAACCAGTTGAGTTGGGAATTGTAAAGGGAAATACAATCTCTAATATCATTACCCAGTCAAAGAGTAGTCTTTGTAAGCTACAAAAAAGAACATATCTAGTTGATATTTTTCAAAGCAGAAACATTGAAGCTGCAATGCACCATGTTACACCTCAGCAATCATATCCTCTACCAGATAGCTTGAGGCCTACGATTGAGTTTAAAGATCAAAGAACATCTCAAAGTCGGTGCAGATATCCatcagaagaaaaagaagaaaacatggTTTGGACACAAAAGATGTCACCCTTTCTTGAACCTTTGACTCAGAAGAACCAATTTCAAACATCTAGAGATCCTGAAAGAGATGCTGAAACTTCAATACCAACAGGGAATATCATGAGAGGCAAGCCAAAGCACAGGTGGTTGTCATTATCCTCGATTCCACAGAGTGATGCAAGCGTGGAACCATACAGTCAAGATATATTATTTGAGAAGGCACATGATGAACGAGAAAGcaacaataaattaaagaaaggcTTATTAAGGACCACGGAAATTCGTGATTCCCGAGACAATGCAATTTCATACCA ACAGTTGAAATACTCCTGGAGTTGCACTGACATTCTCTGTTCAAGGAAGACAAAAAGGAAGAACCATTGA